Genomic segment of Nostoc sp. TCL240-02:
GTTCGAGCCGCACCAGTCCCGTAAGCAAAGAAATCCCTACGACCTTGATTAATAGCAGGTCATAGGGATTTTATTTTTACCGTAGTTACTGGAAAACGCCTCTTTTAATTCTTCTATATCACTTCATTTTACGAATGCGAATACTTTTAGATGAAATCACAGTAAAAGCTCCTAATAATTCATCTGCATATTGATACTATCTTCTATAATTGGTCAAGTTTTATTTATACTAAATTAGATGAGCTTACCCTGTAAAGCCAAGTGACTGAAAACAGAATTAAGCAGTCAGAATAACTTTTCTGCAAGTGGTAGATGAATCAAAGCAAAAATTTTGCCCACCACAAGAGAGCTAGTGATATTTTTGTTTTAGTTAAATCCACTACGGCTTTTTAAAACTCAAAGATAAAAGCTCAATACACTTCAGTTAGCGCCAAAAACCTTAAGTTGTGTAGGTTGGGGAGCCACTGCGCCTTTGGGGTTTCCCGACTTGTAGCCCTACGGGTATCTTGCTACGCTCTTAGCATTCTCGTAGGGTAGCAAGTGGCGTTTAAGGAACGAAACCCAACATTTTCATAGCTTTGTTGGGTTGCGCTTTGCTTCACCCAACTTACAATTTTTCTTAACCCAAACGTATTGGATTAAAACTAATGAAGCACGGCAGTCATCTACGCAGAGATCGTCTGGACTGGGCTACAAAATTAAGCGATCGCACATTTTTATTTTTGCCGTCAGTCTGCTTAATTGTCTGCCGCTCTCCTTAGCGCAGCCTTTGGCAAAGAACAGACCCGGAGGAGAGTTCCGAGGGCTGGAATCTAACCCTCAGAATTTCTCTGCATCTACACAAATTAGCAGTCTCAAAAATATCCCATTTTGATAGGAACTCTGGCAGTATGATAAGTTTTGATAATTTTTAGTTGACAATGATAATTTTCAACATGGCTTTGGGTAGAAGACCTTGTAAGCATCTATATGCTCAGAGGATTTGCACAGTGAAAGTTAGGGTGATATGAACAACAGAGTAAACCAAAGGCATGAAGAACATCATGCAATACAATATTTCTGTATATTCAATCGAATGTTGATTTTCGTTGCAGAGATATTTATATCACGCAGCCTGGTTGCTGGGGAGTTAGCCCTGCGGTTGTTGCAAAAATTCCAGCGTATTAGACTTTCCTGGCTCAGGCTTGGACACTCATCTGTGAAAACACCAGTTGCTCCTCTATCTAAAAATGAAGCAGAAAGGCTCAAAGCATTAGCAAAATACAATATTCTGGACACTCTACCTGAACAAGCATTTGATGATCTAACTGCAATTGCTGCCTACATTTGTAAAACTCCAATTGCTTCAATTAGCTTAGTGGATGCCGATCGCCAATGGTTTAAATCTAACATTGGACTAAAAGTTAGAGAAACACCCAGAGAGTCGGCTTTTTGCTCCCATGCTATTCTGCAACCAGAGAATATATTAGTAATTCCCAACGCCATCAAGGACGCTCGCTTTGCGAACAATCCTCTAGTCAAAAGTAATTCTAAAATTCGTTTTTACGCTGGTGCGCCACTAGTTACGCCTAATGGTTTTCCAATAGGGACGTTGTGTGTGATGGACATCGTTCCTCGTCAGCTAAGTTACCAGCAGTTGGATGCACTGCGCCGCTTAACTCGGCAAGCGATCGCTCAAATGGAACTCATTCAGGAAATTCGCAACCGTAAACAATCAGAGATAGAAGGAAGGCAGTTATCGCTGATCGACGATCTAACAGGTTTGCATAACCGACGTGGCTTCTTCGTGATGGCTGAACAACAGTTGAAAATTGCTCACCGTATGAGATTGTTGTGCTGGGTGATTTTCATTGATTTAGATGGGCTAAAACAGATAAACGACACCCTTGGTCATGATATAGGGGATGCCTTGATTGTTGATGCTGGTCGATTACTCAAGCAAAGTTTTCGGAACTCGGATATTGTTGCTCGCTTGGGTGGAGATGAGTTTATTGTTTTCATCTCCAGCTACTTTAAGGATGCTGATAGCATCCAAGCATATCTGCAAGTAAATATTGCCAATTTTAATCAACAGCAAAACCGTAGCTATGAACTTTCGATGAGTGTGGGAATAGAGCCTTACTCACCAGGAAGTAATATGTCACTAGAACAACTAATTGCCAGGTCTGACGAATTAATGTACGCTCATAAGCGTCTCAAGCGGCAATCTATTCATCAACAAGAGTAGGGATTAGTGTTCTTTTATAAATTTTTGTCATTAGAGAAAAATATGCTGATTTTAAATTGGTGAAAATCTTAATAAAAATAAGCTGTGTATCGATGTTTATATATCAAAGTGCGATCGCATGAATTGAACGAGCTTTGCTGTTATACCTGCCATTTCAGTAGTTAATTAGTACTTTTCGATACTCATAAATCCATCTCAGAACTTGGGATAATTTATTTTTTGCAAGTGCCATACATCGGTAGAGAGTGGCTTAAAATGCTTAACAACGCATTGTGGATTCCCCTGTCTTTGCATATTTTGAGCTAAGAAAGTCATGCCAAACCCCCCTTGTGCCCTACATTCCGCAGGTAAGAGAGGAGATCAATGGTATTTTTGATGAATGACACCATCAGTATCAGAAATAAGAGTACAAGATATTGACCACTGTGGGATAGTGGCAGGGATTATTGATCAAATGTGTTTGGTAGAGCAAATCAACCAAATACTGGGAACACATCACCAAGAAATAGTCAGTTCAGGTCAAGCAGTCAAAGCAATGATTCTCAATGGCTTGGGTTTAGTAAGTGCGCCACTATACCTATTTGAGAAGTTCTTTGTAGGCAAAGCCACAGAGCATTTACTAGGGGAAGGTATAAGTCCAGAACACTTGAATGATGACCGCTTGGGCAGAGTCTTGGACAAACTGTATGAAGCGGGATTAACACAAGTATTTGTGACAGTAGCACTGGCAGCAGCCAAGAAGTTTGGGGTGGAAAAGGACAGTTTACACTTGGATTCAAGTTCGTTTCATGTGCATGGAGAATATACCAACAACTCAACAGAAGGTTCAGGCAAGCCAAGAGAGATAACAATCACAAAAGGATACTCAAGAGATCATCGACCAGACCTGAAACAGTTTATTGTAGACCTGATGTGCAGTGGAGACGGGGATATTCCTCTATATCTAAATCTAAGAGTGGCAGATGGGAATGAAGCCGACTCAGCCGTGTTTGCTCAAATCTTGAAAGAATTTCGTCACCAATGGGAAATAGATGCTTTGTTTGTAGCGGATGCAGCACTCTACACCGAAGGCAATCTTAAACAAATGGATTCTTTGCGATGGCTATCACGAGTTCCAGCCACACTGACTACTGCCCAATTACTCTTGGAGAAAATGAGTCAGGAAGCTTTTGTGGATAGCATAGTCACAGGCTACCGAATAGCAGAGTGTTGCTGCGATTATGGTGGAGTCAAACAGCGTTGGCTAGTGGTGGAAAGTGAAGCTCGTGCCGCAGCAGATTTAAAGCAACTGGAAAAACGTCTGACTAAGCACCTCCAACAAGCACAATCTCAACTGCGACAGTTGTCACAACAAGAATTTGCTTGTGCCGCAGACGCGATACAGGCTTCAGGGCGTTTTGAGACTCAGCAACGCTTTCATGAACTTGCTGAACTAGAAATTATCGAACACAAACGCCATGCCAAATCAGGCAGACCACGTAAAGATGCTCAACCACAACAGTGTTACTATCAAATTCGTGCGACTGTTGTACCTAACGAGCTAGCAATTGCCACTGAAAAACAACGAGCCGGGCGTTTTATTTTGGCTACCAATGTTCTTGATGCTCAACAATTGAGCAATGATGACTTACTCAAGCAGTACAAAGCCCAGCAATCTACTGAGCGTGGTTTTCGTTTTCTCAAAGACCCTTTATTTTTTACCAGCAGTGTTTTTCTCAACTCGAAAGAACGTGTTGCTGCTTTAGCAATGGTCATGGGTCTATGCTTGTTAGTTTACACTTTGGGACAACGGGCGTTACGCCAAGCTCTAGCTCAAGCAAAACAAACCATCAACAATCAATTGGGTAAACCAACTGCCTCTCCTACGATGCGGTGGGTGTTTCAATGTTTCATGTCGATTCATCTGGTAACGATCGCTGGCTTTCAACACATTACCAATCTTACTGACGAACGACGATGGATTCTCCAATTTCTTGGTGCGCCTTGCCGAAAATATTATCTTCTCACCTGATATACCTGCGGAATGTGGGATATAAGACTTGCGATTAACACCCCCGATTACCAAACCGTAAACAAAACTGAGCAAAGGTTGAAGTAACCCGATAATGCTGAGTCGGCGACCACGACGACGAGTTTGTTCCAAACGTTTTTGCTCACCTCTGAAGTAATAGGTGTAGCCTGGTTCACTCCACAGACAAAACCCTGATTCATCTAAATATTTGAGGTCTATTTCTCCTGTGACCGCAGATAGTTCCAGCATATCCAGGTCTGCTTGTTTCTGTTCTCGAACTATGGGATCTTGTTTTCCTTTGTGGCTTTTCCTGGCCCGTTTCCAATTGATCCCCTTTTTTTGAGTACCCGTCTTAATCTGTCGGGACTCAGTTTAATCGAGCGTTCAGTTGCTAATTTTTTCGCTAATTGAGGACTGTTATACGTGCGTGGTTCTTTTTTGAGGCATTCTTCTAAAAACACTATGTCAACTTCAGTCCATTTGGCTTTCCCTCCTCGACCAGGTAATTCCCAAAGCCCTTCTAGACCTTGCTTTTTCCATCTATGCAAAACTTCCCTGACTGTCTGTGAACTCCAATTTACATGGGCCGCAATTTTTTCCACGTACCAACCGTGTGCGTTTAATCTAATGACTTCTGCTCGATCTTTGACTTTCTGTGGTACATCTGCTGTTCTTAGGGTTAACAGGGTTTGGTCTTGCTCACGAGTCAAAAATACCCTTAAACGAGCGCCCATCTTTTAGTTACCTCAGTAGATGTATTCTCCGTATTTACTTATCTTTACATAGTTTGGTTTTTTCCTGCCTACTTACTTACGCAAGTACGGCTCTCTCATGAAGACCGAAGCTTTGAACCCGGCATTCGTAAGGTGGCTTTTGGGATTCCCGTTGGAGTAGCCAAGGGAATCAGGGGTAATTATGATGCCCGTCGTGCTTATGGTTTGAGTTGCTCTCCACAGCAAGCTGCGATCGCTTGGAAACGGATTGATTACTTGTGGAGTCTAAAGTCCAGTCAGGAGGCATAACCATGATTAACCAAGTCCCGAATCTAGAAACTTGTTGGTATCTTTCACCACCTTGGGGTAAAGAGATTCCCCCCTTAGAAGTTTCCCTGTTGGAGAAAGTCTACGTCACTACCACCAAATCTTTCGGTTACTGTTGCGGTGTAGAGTGGTCAGCTAAAGGCTGAAGTTATGAGATTGTCTCCGGCAACGATAATCTAACTGTTTTAGGACGTGAAATCATTGGTACAGGTAACTTACAATTAGTTACCAAAGAAAAGCCTGTGTTTGAACTGGGTGAATTAGTCGAGTTCCGATTTCATGGCGACGGGACACCAGCAAGGATTGTCCAAGGCATCCAAATTAACGATTGCTGGTTTTACAGCGTGGAATGGTACGAGCGTCGGTTGCGAGGGATTCTTCACTCTTCGGCAGCAGTTGATTGAGCTTTGGGTGAATTGGCAACGCAAAACCCTAGTGATATAAGGCTCTCGCTGTTATGAAAAGCTAGGGGATTTAAATGTAAATAGTAGTTAATATTTGATATTGATTTGGGCAAAATGATCTCAGGCTCTTTTCATGACAGTAGATTTGTCCAATTTATCTAACGATAACTTCTTCACCAACAAATTTATATATATGAGCAACTATACCAAAACAAAAATTCCACATGACTATCACATTTTCAAGTTACTTTACTTTGGGAATAGACAAATCAATTCACTGTATTGAGATATGCATAGCCTTCTCAATGTTTAAAACTAAAAATTAGTGAATTTGTATGTCTATTGAAGAGTTAAATCAAGAGTTAACTAGATTACGTCAATGCCTTCAGCAACTAAAAACAGATAATGCTGAACTACGCCAGGCAGTTCTAGAATATACTACTCAATTAAAGCAACACAAGAGCGAACAGCAAGCTGCACTGCTTGAGCGCCAACGGATAGAAGAACAACTCCAAACTACTCAACAGTTTCTGTATTCTGTGATTCAAACCATGCCTGTAGCAGTTTTTGTCAAAGATGTGGTTGATCTGCGAATTGTCTTATGTAATCAAGCCGCGGAAAAGTTAGCTGGTGTCAGTGCCGATGAAATTTTAGGAAAGAACGACTACGACCTATTCCCCAGAGAAGAGGCCGATTTTTTTACCACGCGAGATCGCGAAGCACTTAATAGCAAAAAATTATTAGAGATTCCTGAAGAAATAATTCGGACAAAAAGCGGCGAAACCCGCATTTTGCAGATTAAAAAAGCTCCGATTCTTGATTCTCAAGGACAGCCTAAATATTTATTAGTGGTTCGATACGACATTACAGAACATAAACAAGCAGAGGCTCAACTCAAACAGCAAGCAATAGAACTAGAGCAAACTCTCAAAGAATTACAAAGTACTCAAGCTCAACTTATCCAAAGTGAGAAAATGTCTTCTCTGGGTCAATTAGTTGCTGGAGTTGCCCATGAAATCAATAATCCAGTAAATTTTATCTCCGGCAATTTAACTTACGCTAACAAATATATCCAACAACTACTGAATCTACTTCATCTTTACCGCATAAACTATCCAAATCCTGCTCAAGAAATTCAAATGACAATTCAAGAGATGGAATTCGATTTTTTAGTAGAAGATTTGCTAAAATTACTCTCTTCAATGGAAATTGGTGCTGAACGCATACAGCAAATTGTAGTTTCTCTTCGTATCTTTTCGCGGCTAGATGAAGCCGAGTTAAAAGCAGTAGATATTCATCAGGGTATTGAAAGTACACTGAGTATTTTGGAGCATCGTTTAAAACCCAGAGCTAATCATGTCGAAATTCAGGTTCTTAAAGATTATGACGATTTACCTTTAGTTGAGTGCTATGCTGGCCAGCTAAATCAAGTATTTATGAATATTTTATCCAATGCAATCGATGCTTTAGAAGAAGCATTAATTCAAGGGAAACTCTCGCATAACCACCCACAAATTCGGATTTGTACTCAGCAACTGAATGCTCAACAAATAGTTATTCGGATCATCGATAATGGACTTGGTATTCCCGAACAAGTTAAACAAAAGTTATTTGATCCTTTTTTTACTACCAAAGATGTGGGGAAAGGTACTGGTTTAGGTTTATCGATTAGCTATCAGATTATTACCGAGCGGCATGGTGGTTCGTTAGAGTGTGTTTCTTCTCTTGAAGAGGGAGCAGAACTTATTATTACAATTCCAGTTGTACAACCCAAACAGTAATTTTGATTCAAAATGTGTGATTGCAGGTATCTGGAATATAGCGAGGATTTTGGGGATTGGTCGGAACTTGGGGTGCTGGCAGTGCTTTCGGGGTTACAGCAGGAGTTCTATCGGTGCGGTTGGTGGGGTCTGGCTGAGGCTGGAGTGTCTTGCGGGAGCGGCGAAGTTACAAGGCTTTCCTGACTGGTACGAATTCCCTAACGAAACTGCTACGGCTGGGTCAATTATGGGGTATGAGTATCATCAGAACAGAAAACCGGGTTTAGCTTAAAAGCCTTATTCGCTAAGGATTTTCCCAATAGCGAAGGTCATTGACTTAAACTTATTATCGAGTCACTACTCAACGAGAAAATAAGGGTTTCAGCTTCTAAAAATGCAAGTCTTGCTCATGTAATATCTCTTAACCCGGTTTTCTGCGCGAATGCTACTCATACCCCGATATTTGAAAAGTATTGAGTGAATATAATTCGCTATTTTTTTAACCAGCGTAGAGAGTGTAAAGTCTCGTATAGCCATGACTTCTAGTCACCAAAGCAAGTAATAAATTAGAGTTTTCAAACAACCTCTAATAAGTTTTATTTATAAACTCAAAAGTATTTTTGAGGCATGGAGGAAACGGACTGTTGCCACGGGAATTATTGCAAGTGAAACAAGCCAAACGCAAATTCGAGAGACTATTAGAGCCGCCTAGACTCTTAGGAACTAAGTGTTCAATGGTTCTTTCGGATTTGGTCATTTGCTTGCTACACCAGCAACAGCGGTTGCCATACATTTGTAATAA
This window contains:
- a CDS encoding sensor domain-containing diguanylate cyclase — translated: MLIFVAEIFISRSLVAGELALRLLQKFQRIRLSWLRLGHSSVKTPVAPLSKNEAERLKALAKYNILDTLPEQAFDDLTAIAAYICKTPIASISLVDADRQWFKSNIGLKVRETPRESAFCSHAILQPENILVIPNAIKDARFANNPLVKSNSKIRFYAGAPLVTPNGFPIGTLCVMDIVPRQLSYQQLDALRRLTRQAIAQMELIQEIRNRKQSEIEGRQLSLIDDLTGLHNRRGFFVMAEQQLKIAHRMRLLCWVIFIDLDGLKQINDTLGHDIGDALIVDAGRLLKQSFRNSDIVARLGGDEFIVFISSYFKDADSIQAYLQVNIANFNQQQNRSYELSMSVGIEPYSPGSNMSLEQLIARSDELMYAHKRLKRQSIHQQE
- a CDS encoding IS1634 family transposase encodes the protein MTPSVSEIRVQDIDHCGIVAGIIDQMCLVEQINQILGTHHQEIVSSGQAVKAMILNGLGLVSAPLYLFEKFFVGKATEHLLGEGISPEHLNDDRLGRVLDKLYEAGLTQVFVTVALAAAKKFGVEKDSLHLDSSSFHVHGEYTNNSTEGSGKPREITITKGYSRDHRPDLKQFIVDLMCSGDGDIPLYLNLRVADGNEADSAVFAQILKEFRHQWEIDALFVADAALYTEGNLKQMDSLRWLSRVPATLTTAQLLLEKMSQEAFVDSIVTGYRIAECCCDYGGVKQRWLVVESEARAAADLKQLEKRLTKHLQQAQSQLRQLSQQEFACAADAIQASGRFETQQRFHELAELEIIEHKRHAKSGRPRKDAQPQQCYYQIRATVVPNELAIATEKQRAGRFILATNVLDAQQLSNDDLLKQYKAQQSTERGFRFLKDPLFFTSSVFLNSKERVAALAMVMGLCLLVYTLGQRALRQALAQAKQTINNQLGKPTASPTMRWVFQCFMSIHLVTIAGFQHITNLTDERRWILQFLGAPCRKYYLLT
- a CDS encoding helix-turn-helix domain-containing protein yields the protein MGARLRVFLTREQDQTLLTLRTADVPQKVKDRAEVIRLNAHGWYVEKIAAHVNWSSQTVREVLHRWKKQGLEGLWELPGRGGKAKWTEVDIVFLEECLKKEPRTYNSPQLAKKLATERSIKLSPDRLRRVLKKRGSIGNGPGKATKENKIP
- a CDS encoding ATP-binding protein: MSIEELNQELTRLRQCLQQLKTDNAELRQAVLEYTTQLKQHKSEQQAALLERQRIEEQLQTTQQFLYSVIQTMPVAVFVKDVVDLRIVLCNQAAEKLAGVSADEILGKNDYDLFPREEADFFTTRDREALNSKKLLEIPEEIIRTKSGETRILQIKKAPILDSQGQPKYLLVVRYDITEHKQAEAQLKQQAIELEQTLKELQSTQAQLIQSEKMSSLGQLVAGVAHEINNPVNFISGNLTYANKYIQQLLNLLHLYRINYPNPAQEIQMTIQEMEFDFLVEDLLKLLSSMEIGAERIQQIVVSLRIFSRLDEAELKAVDIHQGIESTLSILEHRLKPRANHVEIQVLKDYDDLPLVECYAGQLNQVFMNILSNAIDALEEALIQGKLSHNHPQIRICTQQLNAQQIVIRIIDNGLGIPEQVKQKLFDPFFTTKDVGKGTGLGLSISYQIITERHGGSLECVSSLEEGAELIITIPVVQPKQ
- a CDS encoding HNH endonuclease is translated as MANMSPASRRSKRHQLLQMYGNRCCWCSKQMTKSERTIEHLVPKSLGGSNSLSNLRLACFTCNNSRGNSPFPPCLKNTFEFINKTY